A single region of the Elizabethkingia sp. JS20170427COW genome encodes:
- a CDS encoding alpha-L-fucosidase produces the protein MKTNLTLISKAQQEFQNEKFGMFIHFGLYSQLGRGEWVMNNDNIKVEDYEKLKNFFNPTQFNAKEYVSMAKNAGVKYITLVTRHHDGFSMWDTQASGFDITETPFKRDLVKELADECHRQGMKIAFYYSLLDWRRPDYAYWTGRTGKGTGRTQKEDWGNYINFMKKQLTELLTQYGEVSAIWFDGYWDQMEEEKKDRSNQVFVDWKMKEIYDLIHQLQPQCLVGNNHHLSPLEGEDFQMFERDLPGQNAHGLSFQEISQLPLETCATLNDSWGYSLKDNNTKSFKEFIHLLVNAAGSNANLLMNVGPQPDGAIPADFVERFNKVGQWLKTYGESIYNTRGGYMMPQKWGAITRNGNKLYLHILENDPQKIVLENFPFKKIKSASLLKDNSKINFELKDKTLTILNPQTVNEDNPDTVVVLEVK, from the coding sequence ATGAAAACCAATTTAACCCTAATTTCCAAAGCTCAACAAGAATTTCAAAATGAGAAATTCGGGATGTTTATTCACTTTGGATTATACAGCCAACTAGGAAGAGGAGAATGGGTAATGAACAATGATAATATAAAAGTTGAGGACTATGAGAAGTTGAAAAACTTTTTTAACCCTACTCAATTTAATGCCAAGGAATATGTAAGTATGGCTAAAAATGCGGGAGTAAAATATATTACTTTGGTAACAAGACATCATGACGGATTTAGCATGTGGGATACACAAGCTTCAGGTTTTGATATTACAGAAACTCCTTTTAAAAGAGATTTGGTAAAGGAATTGGCAGATGAATGCCATCGCCAAGGGATGAAAATAGCCTTTTATTATTCGCTTTTGGATTGGAGAAGGCCTGATTATGCTTATTGGACAGGAAGAACAGGAAAAGGTACAGGTCGAACCCAAAAAGAAGATTGGGGAAATTACATCAATTTTATGAAGAAACAACTTACCGAATTATTAACCCAATATGGTGAAGTTTCTGCGATATGGTTTGATGGCTATTGGGATCAGATGGAAGAAGAGAAAAAAGATAGGAGTAACCAAGTATTCGTGGATTGGAAGATGAAGGAAATTTATGACCTTATCCACCAATTACAACCACAGTGTTTGGTGGGAAATAATCACCACCTTTCACCGTTGGAAGGGGAGGATTTCCAAATGTTTGAAAGAGACCTTCCCGGACAAAATGCTCATGGTTTAAGTTTTCAAGAAATCTCTCAACTTCCCTTAGAAACTTGCGCAACTCTTAATGATTCATGGGGATATTCTTTAAAAGATAACAATACCAAAAGTTTTAAAGAATTTATTCACCTTTTGGTAAATGCAGCGGGAAGCAATGCTAATTTATTGATGAATGTTGGACCACAGCCTGATGGTGCTATTCCTGCAGATTTTGTGGAAAGATTTAACAAGGTAGGGCAGTGGCTTAAAACTTATGGTGAAAGTATCTATAATACCCGAGGTGGATATATGATGCCACAAAAGTGGGGAGCAATAACAAGAAATGGAAATAAACTCTATCTCCATATTTTAGAAAATGATCCTCAGAAAATAGTTTTGGAAAATTTTCCATTCAAAAAAATAAAATCCGCATCTTTGCTAAAGGATAACTCGAAAATAAATTTTGAGCTAAAGGACAAAACATTAACCATACTTAATCCACAAACGGTAAATGAGGATAATCCTGATACCGTTGTGGTCTTAGAAGTGAAATAA
- the rsmI gene encoding 16S rRNA (cytidine(1402)-2'-O)-methyltransferase, with product MSGTLYFVPTPVGNLEDMTFRAIRILKEVDYILCEDTRTSGVLLKHFEISKPLKSYHLHNEHQATEKVIQDLQNGQNIAIITDAGTPGISDPGYLLSKAGADYDIEMICLPGATAFVPALVVSGLPNHDFYFAGFLPQKKGRQTKLKQLAEEKKTIVLYESPHKINTTLKQIKEFFGEETKISLSREISKKFEETKRGTINELIEFSESKTLKGEIVLIINNTI from the coding sequence ATGAGCGGAACGCTATATTTTGTACCTACACCAGTGGGGAATTTGGAGGATATGACCTTCAGAGCTATTAGGATCCTGAAAGAAGTGGATTATATTTTATGCGAAGATACAAGGACATCAGGAGTCTTGTTGAAGCATTTTGAGATTTCTAAACCTTTGAAATCTTACCATTTGCATAATGAGCACCAAGCAACTGAAAAAGTAATTCAGGATTTACAAAATGGACAAAATATTGCGATTATTACCGACGCAGGAACTCCCGGGATTTCAGATCCCGGGTATCTTTTATCTAAGGCAGGTGCAGATTATGATATAGAGATGATATGCTTGCCGGGGGCAACAGCATTTGTACCCGCATTAGTAGTATCAGGATTGCCTAATCATGACTTTTATTTTGCGGGATTTCTTCCTCAGAAAAAAGGTAGACAAACCAAGTTGAAGCAACTAGCAGAAGAAAAGAAAACTATCGTTTTATACGAAAGCCCTCATAAGATTAATACCACACTTAAGCAGATTAAAGAGTTTTTTGGGGAAGAAACAAAAATTAGTTTAAGTAGAGAAATATCTAAAAAATTTGAAGAAACTAAAAGAGGAACAATCAATGAGTTAATAGAGTTTTCTGAAAGTAAAACTTTAAAAGGAGAAATTGTTCTGATTATCAATAATACGATTTAA